The proteins below come from a single Triticum aestivum cultivar Chinese Spring chromosome 5D, IWGSC CS RefSeq v2.1, whole genome shotgun sequence genomic window:
- the LOC123119295 gene encoding pentatricopeptide repeat-containing protein At1g11290, chloroplastic: MSVPAPAPAATLRHWNRLIQLAAASGSYTLCLRHYASLLAAGLRGGDASTFPSLAKSCAALRLPRLGRSIHAHALVAGAVGDVFVRTSLLDFYAKCAFLPDARRLFDEMPTTSRTLVSWNCMVTAYSKASRLDKAVAMFNAMRGLGVSPSGGTLVGMLSGCLDSMATRNLGLCVYGYSLKSGLDADLPVSNSVLTMLVRHGQLHAASFLFDSMHDKTVVSWSAMASGFLQTGDFNKVFALLNRMQGAGHRFDLIALVNLVSAAALLGNLLVAKGVHALLIKSGFESEQDLVPSLVNLYAKCGDLEAAQEVFDAVHCKNVVLWTSMIHGYVEGSRPDKALTMFDSMLRTDVQPNVTTVSSVLSACADLGSANHARKVEEHVVAIGLQSHLRVATGLIDAYCKCGSVELARKIFDAVTDRDLPIWSAMINGYACNGEGSEALILFSEMQKEGVQPDAIVFTHLLTACNYSGLIDEGLRCFRSMTEEYGIEPSIEHYMCITDLLCKSGQISIAKEFFKKIPVQLQNQVLAPIVSAYSSHCADSSMDSVSEELLNLDPQDSGHCVLVSNMLSCLGNWKKAATYRTLLNKKGLVKEPGRSCIELSA; encoded by the coding sequence ATGAGCGTCCCGGccccggccccggcggccaccctCCGCCACTGGAACCGCCTGATCCAGCTGGCCGCCGCGTCCGGCTCCTACACCCTCTGCCTCCGGCACTACGCCTCGCTCCTCGCCGCGGGCCTCCGCGGCGGCGACGCCTCCACCTTCCCTTCCCTCGCCAAGTCCTGCGCCgcgctccgcctcccgcgcctcggcCGCTCCATCCACGCGcacgccctcgtcgccggcgccgtcggCGACGTCTTCGTCCGCACCTCGCTGCTCGACTTCTACGCCAAGTGCGCGTTcctccccgacgcgcgccgcctgttcgacgaaatgcccacCACCAGCCGGACCCTCGTGTCCTGGAACTGCATGGTCACCGCGTACAGCAAGGCTTCTCGTCTCGACAAGGCCGTCGCCATGTTCAACGCGATGCGGGGCCTAGGGGTGAGCCCCAGCGGGGGCACGCTCGTCGGCATGCTGTCGGGGTGCCTGGACTCAATGGCCACGAGAAACCTTGGCCTGTGCGTGTATGGATATAGCCTCAAGTCTGGGCTCGACGCGGATTTGCCAGTCTCCAACTCAGTGCTCACCATGCTTGTCCGTCATGGCCAGCTGCATGCCGCGTCTTTCTTGTTTGACTCTATGCACGACAAGACTGTAGTTTCTTGGAGCGCAATGGCGTCGGGGTTCTTGCAGACGGGCGACTTTAACAAAGTGTTTGCTCTGCTCAACCGCATGCAGGGTGCTGGGCACAGATTTGATTTGATCGCGCTGGTTAATCTCGTCTCAGCTGCTGCTCTGTTAGGGAATCTGTTGGTGGCCAAGGGCGTGCATGCTCTTCTCATCAAGAGCGGTTTTGAATCCGAGCAAGATCTTGTGCCATCATTGGTTAACTTATATGCCAAGTGTGGGGATCTTGAGGCTGCTCAGGAGGTCTTCGATGCAGTTCACTGCAAGAATGTAGTGCTTTGGACTTCAATGATACATGGATATGTTGAAGGTAGCCGCCCAGACAAGGCCTTGACAATGTTTGATAGCATGTTGCGCACAGATGTGCAGCCAAATGTGACAACAGTTTCATCAGTTCTTTCTGCCTGTGCTGATTTGGGGTCTGCTAATCATGCGAGAAAGGTTGAGGAGCATGTGGTGGCAATCGGACTGCAGTCACACCTGCGGGTCGCTACCGGACTGATAGACGCATACTGCAAGTGTGGGAGCGTTGAGCTGGCTAGGAAAATATTTGATGCGGTTACCGATAGAGACTTACCTATCTGGAGTGCCATGATTAATGGATATGCTTGCAACGGAGAAGGCAGTGAAGCTCTCATCCTTTTCAGCGAGATGCAAAAAGAAGGTGTTCAACCAGATGCCATTGTCTTTACCCATCTGTTAACAGCATGCAATTATTCTGGTTTAATAGATGAAGGCCTTAGGTGTTTTCGCAGCATGACAGAGGAATATGGTATTGAACCATCTATTGAGCACTATATGTGCATAACTGATTTGCTATGTAAGTCTGGTCAAATTAGTATAGCTAAGGAGTTCTTTAAGAAGATCCCTGTTCAGTTACAGAATCAGGTTTTGGCTCCTATAGTAAGTGCATACAGTTCTCATTGTGCCGATTCTTCGATGGATTCAGTATCAGAGGAATTACTTAACCTGGACCCTCAAGATTCTGGTCACTGTGTCTTAGTGTCTAATATGCTCAGTTGTTTGGGGAATTGGAAGAAGGCGGCAACCTATAGGACGCTACTAAACAAGAAAGGTTTGGTCAAGGAACCTGGAAGGAGTTGTATTGAACTGAGTGCTTAA